The DNA segment TTTCTGGCCCAGAGCCAAGCTAGAGTAAAAGACCATGTTTGTTTAAAACACCTATGTTTAACCTGCAGTGTGAGTGTCACGTGACAGGTGGCAACTCTTTTCCTGGGTCTGGGTGCCAAATATGGAGAGAACAGGGTTTCAACCTTGAAGATTAGAGGGTATAAGAGCTGCAGAAAAACTGTTATTCTTTGTCTTTCACTCTGCAGCTTTGTGTGAGCTTGTATGactgtctgacctttcttgcaagaaataaaactttaaaagacaTTTGGATTGAGTTTGTTTCTTACACAGTGAGTCTGgtgatttgtttatttttgccacaacaatcttgaactttctaaaCTGACTCATTGACACCTTCTGAATTTATTTCAGCTATACAGAAttccatattagacctacttAAAATTAGATTTTATCCCAAGAGATCATGTATTTTGTATACATACTCTttgcctcactctgatgttacttcaacCATACATGAGCCTATGTTTGACCTACAGAACATATCTCTGGTAAATTTGTCCTTgctcatgaactttctatacatactcattaactccttctgattttatttcagccatacagaagtccattttAGTCCTacttaaaatgatttttgtcccaagagtcctcgatcatgaatttTGTATACatactctgatgttacttcacccaTGCCTATGTTTGACCTACAGAACACATCTCTTGCAAATTAGACCTTtacaataaactttttaaacatactcattgactccttatacatcagccatagagttttgcatatttgacctaaaggacatatttctggccaaagagtattcaatcttgaactttctactttgaaagttcaaaagtagAACTACttctatttttacattattattgactccttctgatgttaagtctcccatacagaagtccatattagacctactgaacatattactggcaaattagtcctcgatcatgaacttcctatacatacttattgactccatctgatgttagataagccagacagtagtccatatttgaccgaCTGAACATACTTCGGGCCAAAAGATTATTTAACactgaagttttttttatatactcaATGACGCCTtgtgatgttacttcagccgtATAGAAGTCtatatttgaccttctgaagatatttctggcccaagagtactcgatcttgaactttctatacaaaCTCACGGACtactgattttatttcagccatacagaaatcGATATTGGatctacttaaaaaaaaaaaaattgtcctcAGAGTCCTCAGAGTCCTCAATCACGAGTTTTTTATACTCTTGCTCTttgcctcactctgatgttacttcagccatacatgAGCCCATGTTTGACcaactgaaaatatttctggcaaattactcctcgatcatgaactttctatacacaCTCATTGACTTTATCTGATATTACGTCAgccagacagtagtccatactgaacaaatttcttgCTAAAGAGtacttgatcatgaactttattgttacgggtgttttggttttgtgttcatgttttgggttccatgtcttttattttgtagtctGTTTCATATTgcttgtttgtgtcatgtttccCTTGCTCCTCATGTTCTCCCTTAGTCTATGTGTCATGTTCTCATTTGGTTGGTTATAGTCATGTGGTTTTCACTTCTGTTCGGTCATTGGTTCTCTTGTTCCTTGTGTCACTTCCCCATTGGTTGTCCTAGTCATGTGTTCCATCAGTTCTTGTATTTATAGCCATTGTCTTCCCCATGTTCCTTTGTCATGTGTTATCAAAGTAACCTGCTGTCGGTGAGTGTTCAAGCCAAGTCTGTTCAAGCCAAGTCTGTTCAAGCCAAGTCTGTTCAAGCCAAGTCTGTTCAAGCCAAGTCTGTTCAAGCCAAGTCTGTTCAAGCCAAGTCTGTTCAAGCCAAGTCTGTTCAAGCCAAGTCTGTTCAAGCCAAGTCTGTTCAAGTTCACGTTTGTTCTTGTtcacgtttgtttttgttcacgtttgtttttgtttacgtttgtttttgttcacgtttgtttttgttcacGTTTGTATTTGggatttattcttattaaactGCATTTGGATTCTACATTACAGAATCCATGACCTTTTACAATGAACCCAGCTGTTCATCTTTTGAATCTCTGTCAGGGTATTCGTCCCATTGAGGGGTATGTGGAAGATTTTTGTGGACTGTGTCATCTAGTGGGCTTTAATAATATAGCCCTCAAGGACATTTTTCATGCAGGACTGAATGAGCCCATTTGCTCCATGCTTCCGGGGGGGAAAATCCACTGGACACTAGAGGAATATATTGATCATGCCCTTCTTTTGGGTGGCTCATCATTTACTGTAGGAGTTGCGGAGGAAGAGCCTCACAATCCCACAGTATCCACCACAACTGACTGTCTCCATGCTCCCACGTTCATGTCTGGGATTGTTTATGccataataatattattattattattattatgattattattaataaaatacagtaatagcTGTTTGTCTTATATTAGATGAGCTTTAAGGAATGAAGTCCCTGGATCAACATAAGAATATGATGTCCCTGGATCaacacaagatattttattattattattattattattaataattattattattaaaatacagtaataactgtTTGTCTTATATTAGATGAGCTTTAAGGAATGAAGTCCCTGGATCAACATAAGAATATGATGTCCCTGGATCAACACAagatatttcattattattattattattattattattattattattattattattattattattattattattattattattaataaaatacagtaattactGTTTGTCTTATATTAGATGAGCTTTAAGGAATGAAGTCCCTGGATCaacacaagatattttattattattattattattattattattattattaataaaatacagtaattactGTTTGTCTTATATTAGATGAGCTTTAAGGAATGAAGTCCCTGGATCAACATAAGAATATGATGTCCCTGGATCaacacaagatattttattattattattattattattattattactacgacctgggccgtggagcgtgggaggacctgggccgtggagcgtgggaggacttGAGCCTTGGAGATGTCCAGGGACTGCTACCGCCATGTCTGCCATGCCTGCCACACCAGTGTCTCGTCTcgagccggccgcttcgcactctagcccgccggccgcttcgttctcaagcccggtggccgcttcgcacACAAGCCAGCCGGCcacttcgctctcaagcccgccgcGCCAGTCTCTTGCCCCGAGATGGCCGCCACGTCAGTATCTCGCCCCGAGATGGCTGTCATGCCAGCGTCATGCCATGCCAGAATCTCATCAGGCCACGTCAGAGCTTCGTCAGGCCACGCCAGAGCCTCTTCAGGCCACGCCAGAGCCTCTTCAGgccacgccagagcctcgtcaggccacgccagagcctcgtcaggccacgccagagcctcgtcaggccacgccagagcctcgcCATGCCACGGCTGCCACGCCTGAGCCTCGCCATGCTACGGCTGCCATGCCAGAGCCTCGCCATGCCACAGCTGCCACGCCAGAGCCTTGCCATGCCACGGCTGCCACGCCTGCCACACCAGAGCCCCCTCTCATTAAACTTGCCCTAGCTTTCCCCaagtatttttttggggggggttaTAGGTACACCAAACCACGGCCCTGGTCCTCCAGTACACCAGGACCCCACGCTCCAAGGCTCaagtcctcccacgctccacggcccaggtcctcccacgctccacggcccaggtcctcccacgctccacggcccaggtcgtagtaataataataataataataataaaatatcttgtgttGATCCAGGGACATCATATTCTTATGTTGATCCAGGGACTTCATTCCTTAAAGCTCATCTAATATAAGACAAACagtaattactgtattttattaataataataataataataataataaaatatcttgtgttGATCCAGGGACTTCATTCCTTAAAGCTCATCTAATATAAGACAAACAGTAATTgctgtattttattaataataataataataataataataataataataataataattaataataatgaaatatctTGTGTTGATCCAGGGACATCATATTCTTATGTTGATCCAGGGACTTCATTCCTTAAAGCTCATCTAATATAAGACAAacagttattactgtattttaataataataataataataataataataataataaaatatcttgtgttGATCCAGGGACATCATATTCTTATGTTGATCCAGGGACTTCATTCCTTAAAGCTCATCTAATATAAGACAAacagttattactgtattttattaataataataataataataataataataataataaaatatcttgtgttGATCCAGGGACATCATATTCTTATGTTGATCCAGGGACTTCATTCCTTAAAGCTCATCTAATATAAGACAAacagttattactgtattttattaataataataataataataataataataataataataaaatatcttgtgttGATCCAGGGACATCATATTCTTATGTTGATCCAGGGACTTCATTCCTTAAAGCTCATCTAATATAAGACAAACagtaattactgtattttattaataataataataataataataataaaatatcttgtgttGATCCAGGGACTTCATTCCTTAAAGCTCATCTAATATAAGACAAACagtaattactgtattttaataataataataataataataataataataataataataataataatgaaatatctTGTGTTGATCCAGGGACATCATATTCTTATGTTGATCCAGGGACTTCATTCCTTAAAGCTCATCTAATATAAGACAAACagtaattactgtattttaataataataataataataataataataataataataataataataataataatgaaatatctTGTGTTGATCCAGGGACATCATATTCTTATGTTGATCCAGGGACTTCATTCCTTAAAGCTCATCTAATATAAGACAAacagttattactgtattttattaataataataataataataataataataataataataataaaatatcttgtgttGATCCAGGGACATCATATTCTTATGTTGATCCAGGGACTTCATTCCTTAAAGCTCATCTAATATAAGACAAACagtaattactgtattttattaataataataataataataataataataataataataataataataataataaaatatcttgtgttGATCCAGGGACTTCATTCCTTAAAGCTCATCTAATATAAGACAAACagtaattactgtattttaataataataataataataataataataataataatgaaatatctTGTGTTGATCCAGGGACATCATATTCTTATGTTGATCCAGGGACTTCATTCCTTAAAGCTCATCTAATATAAGACAAACagtaattactgtattttaataataataataataataataataataataataatgaaatatctTGTGTTGATCCAGGGACATCATATTCTTATGTTGATCCAGGGACTTCATTCCTTAAAGCTCATCTAATATAAGACAAAcagttattactgtattattataataataataatataataataataataataataataataataataataatgaaatatctTGTGTTGATCCAGGGACATCATATTCTTATGTTGATCCAGGGACTTCATTCCTTAAAGCTCATCTAATATAAGACAAacagttattactgtattttaataataataataataataataataataataataaaatatcttgtgttGATCCAGGGACATCATATTCTTATGTTGATCCAGGGACTTCATTCCTTAAAGCTCATCTAATATAAGACAAacagttattactgtattttattaataataataataataataataataataataataaaatatcttgtgttGATCCAGGGACATCATATTCTTATGTTGATCCAGGGACTTCATTCCTTAAAGCTCATCTAATATAAGACAAacagttattactgtattttattaataataataataataataataataataataataaaatatcttgtgttGATCCAGGGACATCATATTCTTATGTTGATCCAGGGACTTCATTCCTTAAAGCTCATCTAATATAAGACAAacagttattactgtattttaataataataataataataataataataataataaaatatcttgtgttGATCCAGGGACATCATATTCTTATGTTGATCCAGGGACTTCATTCCTTAAAGCTCATCTAATATAAGACAAacagttattactgtattttattaataataataataataataataataataataataataaatatcttgtGTTGATCCAGGGACATCATATTCTTATGTTGATCCAGGGACTTCATTCCTTAAAGCTCATCTAATATAAGACAAacagttattactgtattttattaataataataataataataataataataataataaaatatcttgtgttGATCCAGGGACATCATATTCTTATGTTGATCCAGGGACTTCATTCCTTAAAGCTCATCTAATATAAGACAAACagtaattactgtattttattaataataataataataataataataataaatatcttgtGTTGATCCAGGGACTTCATTCCTTAAAGCTCATCTAATATAAGACAAACagtaattactgtattttaataataataataataataataataataataataataataataataatgaaatatctTGTGTTGATCCAGGGACATCATATTCTTATGTTGATCCAGGGACTTCATTCCTTAAAGCTCATCTAATATAAGACAAACagtaattactgtattttaataataataataataataataataataataataataataataataataatgaaatatctTGTGTTGATCCAGGGACATCATATTCTTATGTTGATCCAGGGACTTCATTCCTTAAAGCTCATCTAATATAAGACAAacagttattactgtattttattaataataataataataataataataataataataataataaaatatcttgtgttGATCCAGGGACATCATATTCTTATGTTGATCCAGGGACTTCATTCCTTAAAGCTCATCTAATATAAGACAAACagtaattactgtattttattaataataataataataataataataataataataataataataataataataataaaatatcttgtgttGATCCAGGGACTTCATTCCTTAAAGCTCATCTAATATAAGACAAACagtaattactgtattttaataataataataataataataataataataataatgaaatatctTGTGTTGATCCAGGGACATCATATTCTTATGTTGATCCAGGGACTTCATTCCTTAAAGCTCATCTAATATAAGACAAACagtaattactgtattttaataataataataataataataataataataataatgaaatatctTGTGTTGATCCAGGGACATCATATTCTTATGTTGATCCAGGGACTTCATTCCTTAAAGCTCATCTAATATAAGACAAacagttattactgtattttattaataataataataataataataataataataataataaaaatatcctgTGTTGATCCAGGGACATCATATTCTTATGTTGATCCAGGGACTTCATTCCTTAAAGCTCATCTAATATAAGACAAacagttattactgtattttattaataataataataataataataataataataataataataaaatatcttgtgttGATCCAGGGACATCATATTCTTATGTTGATCCAGGGACTTCATTCCTTAAAGCTCATCTAATATAAGACAAacagttattactgtattttattaataataataataataataataataataataataataaaatatcttgtgttGATCCAGGGACATCATATTCTTATGTTGATCCAGGGACTTCATTCCTTAAAGCTCATCTAATATAAGACAAACagtaattactgtattttattaataataataataataataataataataataataataaaatatcttgtgttGATCCAGGGACTTCATTCCTTAAAGCTCATCTAATATAAGACAAACagtaattactgtattttaataataataataataataataataataataataataataataataatgattaaataTCTTGTGTTGATCCAGGGACATCATATTCTTATGTTGATCCAGGGACTTCATTCCTTAAAGCTCATCTAATATAAGACAAacagttattactgtattttaataataataataataataataataatgaaatattttgtgTTGATCCAGGGACATCATATTCTTATGTTGATCCAGGGACTTCATTCCTTAAAGCTCATCTAATATAAGACAAAACAGTGATTAATcactgtattttaataataataataataatgataattaatagtactactactactaataattattaataataattgcatttattttgttttcccaCGTTCCTTATAGCGCATTCAATAAGTTTTCTCTCATTTTACAATTATCATTGCATGAAACCAATTTAAATTTCTTAATGTTAACGTTACTTTTCTTCTTTGCACAGATAGCGTTCATCTATGGAGAAAGATAAAGGgtaaacattaaacaatattaaaatattaaaatacaattaaaatattttctgtatATAAACCAGAAATCTGACTTTGTGTAACATTTGtaccaaaaatatgtttttgtattttttcctTTGAGGTCCTTTGGTGTGCCTTTTATTGACGAAAGAGTCACTTGCAACATTAGACGATGGAATGTGGCTGAATGACATTGTCATGGACATTGTATTGAGGTAATTCTTTTGAAGCATCATAAAACTACAAATCATAATATTCTTATAATATTCTTATAATTTTATACTAAATCTTTCTAGGTCTGTTCATGATGAACTAGGACGTCATAAAAGACGGAAATCTTTGATCTACCCAGTGCATTTTTACACTAAATTGAAAAACAGGTAGGAGTTGCTGATATGTTAAGAAAGATCATTAAATTCATAAAAAGGatcattaaattaatttgaattacaCTGTAAGTTTATCTTTATATGTTTGTAGATTATCATGCTACAGTATCTAGCGTTGCATGGGCTTTGAAGAAGCCATGTACTGTCATAGTTATATATTGAATCGTATTATTGAAAAATTTCTGTAACCATATGATTTATCATGTCATCTATGCAATTGTAGTGGATTTTCAGGTGTCGTCAACTGGACAAAACATGAGGAAATTTTTCGAAAGGACTATCTTTTGATAGTCGAGAACGTTCTTGGGTGAGAACTTTACATTATTTACTGGTTGTTATGACTTATTACACAGCTAAGATATGACTGGTCAGGCGCACCTTCTTGCAGTCTGTTGATTCTTAGTAACAACACCTATTGGGGTTTATTATGCAATAACCAGTTGAATGTACTTttcatattacatattacatgtccatataaatgtttataataaagGAAGTGATTGTGCCCCTTAAAATAGTAGCACTGTGTATGGCACATATGCAATTATCAAAACTTAACTTACTTATATTGTCTATTCATGTTTTTCAGAAACCACTAGAGACTCATGATTGTGTGCTTCCCTGGAAACGAAGAAGTGGAACATATCAAAAGGGGGCGAAAATTGGTGCAATCAAGGAGGTAGATATGTATGTTACATTGGGGTAATTACATTCGGTACTATTGCCCCTACTATGGAATAATGCTGATACTTTTAATCATTTAcctaacatttataatattcaATTTCTCAGTGTTTAATCAGTTGTGTTGTACATTTAGGCCTTGCATTTTAATGCTAGACTCCCAATCTGGGCAAGTGAGTGACAGCATGGATGTGTTCCAAAACATTCGAAGGTTGGTTctgttttatttgtatgtaaACACAGCTCAAAatcctaaatatatatattttttttactcattttgttttaaacatgcATGCTTTTCTTCTATGGAACACAAAGGAggaatttaaaaatgattacaTGGGATTAGTCATTACTATAACAGTGACAATTATAAGTATGTTGGCTTTTGAACTCCATATAGCATGTAAAAGGACCACAGGATTAGTTGTGATGAAAAGTTGCAAAGTAGTAGTCATTACccatttattatatttcaagtcttcttAAACCATACATTAAATTTGTAACAGTAAGAGATCAAATTGAATTATAATTTTACTATCAGCAACCTTGAAATGTCGATAATGATCGGTAAACGATAATTTTAGTTTCCTAGCTGTCCTgttaattttataaagtaacAGCTGTCCTGTTAAAGTGATAAAAATTGCCTTCTGTTTGGCAAAACAAAGAATTAGAGTGTTGTCCACAGACACTTTTAGTACATTCTAAGGCTGTCACAGATGTAATTTCAGGACTGTTCATTCtctattataaagcttgaaataattaagctttataatgacaaTTGCCATTGACTGAGAAGGACAATCTTCAAAGATGACAATGTTCTCATGTTGTGTTCGGCAGAAGAAACTCATTTGAAGttcatgagggtgattaaatgattGATAAAggatatatttttcattttagggcgagctatccctttaagatacaTGAGTAAGCGTAATGTTGCAAAACCAGGACAAGATTTGCTTTAACAAAAAGTTCAATAAAATGTGGCTGTCATAGAGATATACATTTAAtacgatttttttctctttcagttACTTAACAGAAATGTGGAAAAACACAAGAAAAACACCCAGGATATTTTCTGCAGAGTCCTGAAATTGAGGGTACCTGAACAGCAAGGAAACACTTCTGAGTGTGGCATATTTGTATTACTCTATGCAGAGAAATTTCTGAAGGTAAGTTCtgaaagtaaaaagtaaaatcatGGCACTGTGCATGtcacaaagaaaacaaatgattaatGTTTCAATTCCTTCCTCTAGGATCCTCCCAAAGAACTAATCAATGAGCTTGACTGTACATCCTGGTTTACACTGGCTGATGCATTTTCAAGGCGTGCACAGATCAGGGACAAAATGCAAAGCAGTTTAGAaggtgtattttttatttttttttattatttataattttttttatgaaaattacaGAATCCTTATGAAATTAATTcagttaaaatatctaaaatcgTGTGCCACTATTTTCTAAAATTTTAGGAAGttatttaaaatacagcatAGGGTGCACAAGCATAACATTCTGATGTTTTGATATGGCAGATGATATGTATTTAACTTGTGCTACATTAATCTTGTAATACTGGTGATTGACTGTGAGTTTTGCTTATGCAGCACAGAGAAGTGAAGCAGAGGAAAACAAAGCAGAAGAAAGAGAAAGTGAAGAAGAGCAAACGGTTGACGAGAGAGGGCAAGAGGAAAACATAgccaagaaaagaaaaatagaagGTAGAGATGAAGAAAACATACCTGAGGAAAGAAAAGATGACAAAACAGCTCAGTGAACACAATAACAAATGAACGTTAAATTATTACAAACATTGTCATCTCAGTTAATTAAGTAATGTTACAGTTAAttgatttaaatatacatatcacaaacacaaacatacatatCATAAACACATCACTATTAGAGAACACATTCAGACAGCAGAGTAATGTTAAACGTTCGTGGTTTACTTAGCTTAATTTACAATTAAAGATGGCATTATTTTTCcagatttgttttaaaatatagtaaaataaacaaaaccaaaaaaaaagtctctcaAAAAGTCTCTGTCTCTTTCACTTCATTTCTCATATGCAcagttaattttaaatgtatattttacattgttacagtgccttagttgtttgtttttttttttcatatctaCATTCATTCTTAGAATTTAGTTAGTCGCCTTTTGAAATTCTTTCTAtacttttgtttcatgtttattGCTCTGTGCGGAAACAGTGGTCTTATCTTTCTTGTCAAATCTGTAGTTACAGCTGTAAATGCTGTTACAGTCATGCTGGCATTTGTTACACTGTCATGCAGGTTTTTAATTTGCTGGCTAATGTGCTGAGGAATGTTCTGCCATTTCTGCACAGTCTCCAGTATTTCATTTAACTTCTGCACTTCAGTTTTAGAGTGGTTTGCTTCAGTGATCACATTTAACTGCACTGACATGTCTTCTTGCCACAAAGTAGGTACATCTCTTGTTAATATGACGTCAAATAATTCACATGCCAGTAGAAGGCAAGCACATTTCTCATTGTAAGAGAATGTACAACAGGTACACTGAAATGTTGTTGCAGAAGTGTGGTAAATCCTCTCATTACATAAACTTTTTACATCTACCTCTTTTGTGTCAAAGCACAGAATAGAGTAAAGCTTCTTTTGCTTAATTACACTAGCATGTGCGTTTATTTGATAATTCAAAGCAGGAAACTTCTGAGAATCATGTTCACTCAGCAAATCAGTAAGTACAAGGTGTTTACAGCGATGTCCTCTGATTCCTATTGGGCAGCTACAAAAACTTTCAGATGGACAAACTTTGTAGGATAGACCAGGAGTTTGTTCTGATGGAACTTCATAAAGGTATGTGTCGTGGGATGTAAGATTAATGCTATCTTGCCAACCTTTTTCCAACAATCTAGAGGCTGACTTAAGTATTTCTCCTGACCTCaaagaagcattttttattCTTCCAACTGCCTGCAAATCATGAATGACCTGGAAGTATCCATCTGTCTTCTTGATGAGAATGCTGATAAGATCATCCAGTCTACGGTTCCTAATGCCACCCAAAAACTGATATTTTAGGCGATGGAAAAATCTAATTagacaaagaaaaacaatacatGATTTTTGATATAACTACATTCCAAATGCTTGTGATtctatt comes from the Megalobrama amblycephala isolate DHTTF-2021 unplaced genomic scaffold, ASM1881202v1 scaffold253, whole genome shotgun sequence genome and includes:
- the LOC125261036 gene encoding uncharacterized protein LOC125261036 isoform X2 codes for the protein MRENLHRHGKNIIFLDATHCVNQYNFPLYTLAIRDDHGHGVPVAFIVTSNEKEATLEIALQQLRRVCPTAPRCFMVDKDMCEINASRKVFPESDILLCWYHVMQAIVRWLSKTDSGISGPSNTDVRTQIISFIRKMKLCATHQDFKSTAEQFLKRFEDFPALCSYFKDHWLEIGYMWSDFGRCYNHADSDTNNLVERFFHRLKYQFLGGIRNRRLDDLISILIKKTDGYFQVIHDLQAVGRIKNASLRSGEILKSASRLLEKGWQDSINLTSHDTYLYEVPSEQTPGLSYKVCPSESFCSCPIGIRGHRCKHLVLTDLLSEHDSQKFPALNYQINAHASVIKQKKLYSILCFDTKEVDVKSLCNERIYHTSATTFQCTCCTFSYNEKCACLLLACELFDVILTRDVPTLWQEDMSVQLNVITEANHSKTEVQKLNEILETVQKWQNIPQHISQQIKNLHDSVTNASMTVTAFTAVTTDLTRKIRPLFPHRAINMKQKYRKNFKRRLTKF
- the LOC125261036 gene encoding uncharacterized protein LOC125261036 isoform X1, producing MLLFFQPFSHKKDLIIILQTPNMRENLHRHGKNIIFLDATHCVNQYNFPLYTLAIRDDHGHGVPVAFIVTSNEKEATLEIALQQLRRVCPTAPRCFMVDKDMCEINASRKVFPESDILLCWYHVMQAIVRWLSKTDSGISGPSNTDVRTQIISFIRKMKLCATHQDFKSTAEQFLKRFEDFPALCSYFKDHWLEIGYMWSDFGRCYNHADSDTNNLVERFFHRLKYQFLGGIRNRRLDDLISILIKKTDGYFQVIHDLQAVGRIKNASLRSGEILKSASRLLEKGWQDSINLTSHDTYLYEVPSEQTPGLSYKVCPSESFCSCPIGIRGHRCKHLVLTDLLSEHDSQKFPALNYQINAHASVIKQKKLYSILCFDTKEVDVKSLCNERIYHTSATTFQCTCCTFSYNEKCACLLLACELFDVILTRDVPTLWQEDMSVQLNVITEANHSKTEVQKLNEILETVQKWQNIPQHISQQIKNLHDSVTNASMTVTAFTAVTTDLTRKIRPLFPHRAINMKQKYRKNFKRRLTKF
- the LOC125261036 gene encoding uncharacterized protein LOC125261036 isoform X3; amino-acid sequence: MLLFFQPFSHKKDLIIILQTPNMRENLHRHGKNIIFLDATHCVNQYNFPLYTLAIRDDHGHGVPVAFIVTSNEKEATLEIALQQLRRVCPTAPRCFMVDKDMCEINASRKVFPESDILLCWYHVMQHQDFKSTAEQFLKRFEDFPALCSYFKDHWLEIGYMWSDFGRCYNHADSDTNNLVERFFHRLKYQFLGGIRNRRLDDLISILIKKTDGYFQVIHDLQAVGRIKNASLRSGEILKSASRLLEKGWQDSINLTSHDTYLYEVPSEQTPGLSYKVCPSESFCSCPIGIRGHRCKHLVLTDLLSEHDSQKFPALNYQINAHASVIKQKKLYSILCFDTKEVDVKSLCNERIYHTSATTFQCTCCTFSYNEKCACLLLACELFDVILTRDVPTLWQEDMSVQLNVITEANHSKTEVQKLNEILETVQKWQNIPQHISQQIKNLHDSVTNASMTVTAFTAVTTDLTRKIRPLFPHRAINMKQKYRKNFKRRLTKF